In Stieleria varia, one genomic interval encodes:
- a CDS encoding HD-GYP domain-containing protein — MPTSSPHSIPPVAGQTASPLVAQPAVVPPELKQPPRTTATGQQSVPRGKIMIVDDEIANVLVAKKLLTQAGYTDFETTTDSTLAVGMVHHCMPDVLLLDINMPHVDGISILKQVRQVERFRHLPVLILTANGDSEVKLKCLELGATDFLVKPVDPVELAPRVRNALLSKIHQDQLAHHAAKLEETVRQRTRELELSRRQVIYCLARAAELRDNDTGNHVIRVGRYAGIIAASLGLPKRFVADIELAAQLHDVGKIAVPDAVLLKPGKLEPEEFEIIQTHVKHGRQIINPFMGHDARAMRSHVESGAEMLRDGSSLMRLAATIAQTHHEKFDGSGYPIGLAGEDIPLEGRITAVADVFDALSSERPYKKALAREKCFEILEEGRGTHFDPKILDAFFASAAEIVRVQVEYMDC; from the coding sequence ATGCCCACATCGTCTCCCCATTCGATTCCGCCAGTCGCCGGTCAAACGGCGTCCCCTCTCGTTGCGCAACCAGCGGTTGTTCCACCGGAGCTGAAGCAGCCACCGCGTACAACAGCAACGGGGCAACAGAGCGTTCCCCGCGGAAAGATCATGATCGTGGACGACGAGATTGCGAATGTTCTGGTCGCAAAGAAACTGTTGACACAAGCGGGATACACTGATTTTGAAACGACCACCGATTCGACGCTCGCAGTCGGAATGGTGCACCATTGCATGCCGGATGTCCTGCTGTTGGACATCAACATGCCCCATGTCGACGGCATTTCGATCCTCAAACAAGTTCGCCAGGTCGAGAGATTTCGACACCTGCCGGTACTGATCTTGACCGCCAATGGCGATTCGGAAGTCAAACTAAAGTGTCTGGAACTGGGGGCGACGGACTTTTTGGTCAAGCCGGTCGATCCGGTGGAGTTGGCCCCTCGTGTTCGCAACGCCTTGCTCAGCAAAATCCACCAGGATCAGTTGGCACACCACGCCGCAAAACTAGAGGAAACCGTTCGGCAGCGGACACGTGAGCTGGAGCTTTCTCGCCGCCAAGTGATCTACTGCCTCGCCCGCGCCGCAGAGCTTCGTGACAACGACACGGGCAACCACGTCATTCGCGTCGGACGATACGCGGGCATCATCGCTGCAAGTCTCGGTTTGCCAAAACGATTCGTCGCCGACATCGAACTGGCGGCACAGTTGCACGACGTCGGCAAGATCGCTGTGCCCGACGCCGTCTTGCTGAAACCCGGGAAGCTTGAACCGGAAGAATTCGAGATCATCCAAACGCACGTCAAGCACGGCCGGCAAATCATCAATCCATTCATGGGACATGACGCACGGGCGATGCGTAGCCATGTCGAGTCGGGTGCCGAAATGCTGCGTGACGGCAGCTCCCTGATGCGTTTGGCTGCGACGATCGCTCAAACTCACCACGAAAAATTTGACGGATCTGGGTATCCGATCGGACTTGCCGGAGAAGACATCCCGTTGGAAGGACGCATCACAGCGGTGGCCGATGTTTTTGATGCACTTTCGTCCGAACGCCCCTACAAGAAAGCGCTCGCTCGCGAAAAATGCTTTGAAATTCTTGAAGAGGGACGCGGAACCCACTTTGATCCCAAAATTCTCGATGCGTTCTTTGCAAGCGCAGCCGAAATTGTGCGAGTCCAAGTCGAGTACATGGACTGCTGA